TGGCGGTCTTGTTGTCCATCACGAACACCTGGCTCAGAAGCGCGTTTTCCTTGGCGTACTTCTTCACCGCGCCTTCGACCATCTTGGCCTGCACGTCGGCGGGCTTGCCGGTCTCGGCGGCCTTTTCGGCAGCGACCTTGCGTTCACGCTCGATCACGTCCGCGTCGAGGCCATCGGCGTCGAGCGCCTGCGGGAACGCCGCGGCGATGTGCATGGCCAGCTGCTTTCCCAGCGCTTCGAGGGTCGCGGCATCAGCCTCGCTCTCGAGCGCGACGAGCACGCCGATCTTGCCGAGGTTCGGCGCCTGCGCATTGTGCATGTAAGGCACGACCACGCCGTTGCTGACCGAGACGCTCTTGATGCGACGCAGCTGCTGGTTCTCACCGATGGTGGCGACGTTGTTGGTGAGCTTCTCGCCCACGGTGCCGCCGGTCGGATAGGCCGCTTCCTTGAGCGCTTCGACATCATCCGAAGCCAGCGACAGGGCTGCTTCGGTGGCGTTGCGCACGAAATCCTGGAATTGGTCGTTCTTGGCGACGAAGTCGGTTTCCGAGTTGACCTCGACCGCGACACCCTTGGTGCCGGTCACGGCAACGCCGACCAGACCTTCGGCCGCGGTGCGGCTCGACTTCTTGGCGGCAGCAGCCAGACCCTTGGCGCGCAGCGCGTCGACCGCGGATTCGAAATCGCCCCCGGTTTCATCCAGCGCCTTCTTGCAGTCCATCATCCCGGCGCCGGTGCGCTCGCGGAGATTCTTCACGTCTGCGGCGGTGTAAGCCATTGTACGTTCCTCTTGAAATATCCTGGGCGCCGGACCGCTCAGCGTGGTCCGGCGCCCTGCAATACGAATGTGACGGGCGGCTTACGCCTGGACGTCAGCAGCTTCGTCGGCAGCCGGAGCTTCGGCAGCCACAGTCTCTTCCGGCGGGGTGTCGAGCGCACCGACATCGGTGCCCGAATCAACCACGCCTTCGTGACGGCCGGTGGTGGCCGCCTGGGCCACGGCGTCGCAGTAGAGACGCACGGCACGGCTGGCGTCGTCGTTGCCCGGAACCGGGAACGCGATGCCGCTCGGGTCGACGTTGGTGTCGAGGATCGCAACGACGGGAATACCCAGCACGTTGGCTTCCTTGATCGCCAGCTCTTCCTTGTTGGCGTCGATCACGAACATCACGTCCGGGATGCCGCCCATGTCGCGGATGCCGCCGAGCGAGAGCTCGAGCTTGTCACGCTCGCGGGTGAGCTGAAGGACTTCCTTCTTGGTCAGACCAGCGGTGTCGCCCGAGAGCTGCTCTTCAAGAGCCTTGAGGCGCTTGATCGAGCCCGAGATGGTCTTCCAGTTGGTCAGCATGCCGCCGAGCCAGCGGTGGTTGACGAAGTGCTGGCCACAAGCCCGAGCGGCCTGAGCGATCGGCTCCTGCGCCTGACGCTTGGTGCCGACGAACAGCACCTTGCCGCCCGAACGGACAGTCGCGGCGATGAAGTCGAGCGAGCGCGCGAACAGCGGAACGGTCTGCGACAGGTCGAGGATGTGCACGCCGTTGCGCGAGCCGAAGATGTACGGCTTCATCCGCGGGTTCCAGCGGTGGGTCTGGTGGCCGAAGTGTGCGCCGGCCTCGATCAATTGCTGCATTGAGACGGTGGGTACCGCCATAAGTCATTCCTTTCCGGTTAAGCCTCTGGGAAACTGGAACCGGGCGGAGATCCCGCCTGCGGCACCGGTATGTGCGTTTCCCATGTGGATTTGCCGAATCGCCGCGCCCCGAATGGAACGCCAACAGTTCGACGCGCGGGCCATTAGATGAGGTTTACCCGGAAAGCTACCCCGAATCCGCTCGATAACGGAACAGACGAAGAACTCTCTTGACGTCAGAACAAATCAAGAACATACCGCCTTCAACAGGAACTCGTCACAAGGTTCGCAGTTATCAAGCGGTCCCGCCCCGGGGTTTTGGGTCAGGCAGGCCGCATAGGAAAGGTTGATCCGATGGTCGCAATCGCCTTCTCGATCCTGTTCGGCTTCATCGCCATGAGTGCGATGGCGGCGATTCAGAAGTCAGTCGCCACCGGCCTCCGCCGGGGGCGCGACATTCAGACGGAACTGGAACGCCAATGGAGCGCAGACCGCGCGCCCGTCACTCAGCCGTTGGGGTTGCCCCACTTGCAGTCGGAGCCAGCGCTGCGGCGCGCTGCGATTTGATCCTGGCGTATCGCAGGATGCTGTACGGCATCAGCGCCAGGTAGAGGACGCAAATACCGGCAAGCGTCCACCACGGCTCGGTCAGCAACGCGGCAAAGACCAAACCCGCGAATGCAATCGCGCCAAGCCGGATGCTCCTTCGCGGACGGATCAATCCCCAGCTGAGCGTGGCAAGGTTGGAGATCATCAGGATCGCGATCGCTGCCACCCATACCGCAATCACGGCGGGCTCACGGAAGATCGGCTCCCCACTGGCAAGCCAGAGGAACATCGGCAGGAAGGCGAGGCCAGCGCCGACCGGCGCCGGTACACCCGTCAGGAACCCGACCGACTTGTGCGGTTGATGCTCGACATCGATCTGCGCGTTGAAGCGGGCCAGCCGAAGCGTGCAGCAGATGGCGAAGGCCAGCGCCGCGAACCAGCCAAAGCGCGGCAAGTCGTGCAGCGACCAGAGGAACAGCACGATGGCCGGGGCCGTTCCGAAGCTCAGCGAATCGGCAAGGCTGTCCAGTTCCGCGCCGAAACGCGATTGAGCCTTGAGCAGCCTGGCGATCCGACCGTCGATCCCGTCGAGCATCCCTGCCAGGATGATCGCGAGGACGGCCTTTTCGAAGTTGCCGTCGATGGCGAACCTGATGCCGGTCAGGCCTGAGCATAGTGCGGCCGCGGTGATGGCGTTGGGCAGGACGGCCCGCAAGGTCAGCCCTTTTACGCCTTTCGACGGGGTGACCACTTCATCTTCGCTGGCCCTGGGTCCTACCCAGCCTGACGCCAGGTCAGGCTCGTTATCGTCGTCCAGATCGGACGGGGTCACTGGCTGACGCCCTCGATCAATTGCTGGGTCCCGATTTGGGCGAGCACGGTCTCTCCGGCGATGACCTTCTGCCCCAGGAGGACCTTCGAGTCAGTTCCGAGCGGCAGGTAGACATCCACCCGGCTGCCGAATCGTATCAGCCCGACTCGCTGGCCAGCCGCCACGATGTCGCCCGGCTTGACGAACGGCACGATTCGGCGCGCGACCAGGCCGGCGATCTGGGTGAAGCCGATCGCTCGCCCATCAGGCCGCTCGATCAGGATATGCTGCCGCTCGTTGTCTTCGGATGCCTTGTCGAGATCGGCATTCATGAACTTGCCGGGGATATAGGCCACGCGGCGCACTGTGCCGCCCACCGGGGCACGATTGATGTGAACGTCGAACACCGACATGAAGATGGAAACGCGGGTCACCGGATCCGTCCCGAGCCCCGGGTTACCTGTTGCGTCGGGCCCTTGCAGCTCCGGCGGCGGCGCGACCTGAACGATGAGCGACACCAGCCCATCGGCCGGCGCCAGCACCAGGTCCTCTCCTTGCGGAACGACCCGCTCCGGATCGCGGAAGAAGGCGAACACGCCCGCGGACAACGCGAGCATGGGCCAGCCGAGAATCTCCCAGTCGAGCAGGAGCAGCACGACCAGCGCAAGGCCGACGGCGATCAGGCCGAACTTGCGTCCTTCCGGATGGATTGCGGGCCAGGACCATTCGGCTTCGCCGCGTCCCCGGTTGTCTCTTAATTCTCCGGCCATTCGAACCATCTAGGGCCTTGCGGAGTGCGCCACAACCCGGTGCGTCAGGTTATCCGGGCGGCAATTGCCGCGGATTTGGTTGTGGAGGCCCCTAGGAGGGCAGGCTGGTGGACAGGGCTGGATTCGAACCAGCGTACGCTTTCACGGGCAGATTTACAGTCTGCTGCCTTTAACCACTCGGCCACCTGTCCACCGATTGCCGGAAGGCGGGAAATCCCGCCTCGCTTGGCCCATTTGAAGGGGCCGTCCGGCCGAGTGGGGGGGTCCATGGCGAAGCGATGCTTGCCTGTCAATGGTGCCGCTGGCAGGGGGGCTGAATGAGCAAACGAGACGGTAAGAAAAACCTGCGCGGACGGGCAGGACGGATGCAAGGCGGACGCGGCTCGGGCCGCGCCTCGCAGGGCCAGGTGCGGCTTTGGGGTAGGCATGCCGTAGAGGCTGCCCTCAAGAATCCGGACAGAAGGCATCGCAAGCTATGGGCGACGCGCGAGGGAATCGCCTCGCTCGATGGCGAATTGCCGGCCGACTTTCCCGTCGAATACGCCGAAGCTGCCGACCTCGCCCGGCTCGTCGCCCGCGACGCGCCGCACCAGGGCCTCGTCCTCGAATGCGATCCGCTCGAAGATATCCACTTGTCGGAAATCCTCGACGAGGAACTCGAGGGGCCGTTGCTCATCCTCGATCAGGTTACCGACCCGCACAACGTCGGCGCGATTCTGCGGTCCGCGGCCGCGTTCGGTGCCGCAGCAATAATCACCCAGGATCGCCATGCCCCACCAGAGGGCGGTGTCGTGGGCAAGTCCGCCTCGGGCGCGCTCGAAATCGTGCCCTGGGTGCGAGTGGTCAATCTGGCACGCGCCCTCGAAGAGATGGCCGAAGCCGGATACTGGCGCATCGGCCTGGCCGGAGAGGCTGAGGCTACGCTCGCCGAAGCCTTGCCCTCGGGCAAGGTCGCGCTCGTCCTCGGAGCCGAAGGCGAAGGGATGCGGCACAACATAACTGCCCATTGCGATGCACTGGCGCGCTTGCCGATCAGCAATGCTATGGAGAGCCTCAACGTCTCCAATGCAGCGGCGATTGCGCTCTACGCGGTGGCGACACGATAGCAGGGGTACTCACAGGGTCACGGGGCACGCGTTACAGGGGGAATTTCAGATGGAATTGATGCGACGTTGGCGCGTTGCCGCGGCAAGTGTTGTGGCCGCTGTAGCGACGTTCGCTCTAAGCGCCTGCATAATCACGCCTGGCACTTTCGATGCGACGCTGGACTTGCGCAAGGATGGCGAGTTCACCTTCTCCTACAACGGGCAGATCTACCTTCTCGCCCTCGCCCAACTCGCCGACGCCGCCAACAAGGCTGAGACCGGCGACGAAGAGTTCACGGCATCCACCTGCTACGACGATGACGATTTCGAGGAGCGCCCCTGCACCGACGAGGAAGTCGCCGAACAGCGCCAGGTCTGGGAAGACCAAGCCGAAACTCGCGCGGCGGCTGCCAAGCGCGATTCGGAAATGATGAGCGCCGTTCTCGGCGGCATCGACCCTACCGATCCCGAAGCGGCAGAAGAACTCGCCGAACGCCTGCGCCGGCAAGCAGGATGGAAGCGTGTCGACTACCGCGGTGACGGGCTGTTCGATGTCGAGTTCTCGATCACCAGCCGCATGGGCCACGACTTCAATTTCCCGACCTTCGAGCGCTTGCCGATGTCGAACAGCTTCGTCCTCGCCAACCTGCGCCAGGGCAATCAGCTGCGGATCGAGGCTCCCGGCTTCTCCACCCAGGGCAACGGCAACCCGCTCCAGAGCATGATGACCGGCTTTGCCGGCCTCGCCAGCGCCTACAACACCACCGGCGCGGGTGAGGAGACTGGGCTGGAGAACATGCCCGACATGCAGGGCACCTTCCGTATCATCACTGACGGTAAGGTCCTCGCCAACAACACCGACGAAGGTCCGCAGGCCGGCACGACGGGCCAGATACTCGAGTGGAAAGTTAACCGGCGGACCCAATCTCCGCCAATGGCACTGATCCAACTCGGCAACTGAGCGGACAAAAAGAAAGGGCCGCCAGGCAGATACCTAGCGGCCCTTCTTTCTGCCCCCTGTTCAGGAGGCGGACTTCAAGGTCTCAGTTCACCGAATCCTTGAGGCCCTTGCCGGCCTTGAACTTCGGCTGCGTCGACGCCTTGATGGTCATCGGCTCACCCGTCCGCGGATTGCGGCCGGTGGAAGCTTTGCGCTTTGCAACCGAGAAAGTGCCGAACCCAACCAGGCGCACTTCGTCTCCCTTCGAGAGCGCTCCCGTGATCGTGTCGAACACACCTTCAACGGCCTTAGTCGCGTCACTCCGCGACAGGCCGCTGGCATCGGCAACGGCACCGATTAGCTCGTTTTTGTTCATGCCGGAAAACCCCCCTCCAGTTTCTCAGGTTCCAAGTTTTGAATCGCGTCGGGCGAAGCGGGGAATTGAGCGAGTTTTCGGACGACTGGCAAGGGCAAAGCCGCGGCAGGCGCGGAATAGCGCCAAAATTTGCGACATTTCGAATGAAACCGCCATTCGCGCCATCGATCAGGCGCTAAACCGCTCAATCCTGCGGGTTCCGGAGGCCGAGTCGCTGCGATGCAACAGACCCGGCCGCCAGATTTCCCTAGTGCGCCACTGCCGTCGACGACGGGCCGGAGCCATGCGGGCTCGGCTGACTGGCAAGGTCGTCCGCTTCAGTCCATTCGATCGGTGCCGGCACATCCGTCAAGGCATGGCGGAGCACCTCGTCGACATGAGCGACGGGAATGATCTCTAGCCCTTCCTTCACGTTGGCTGGAATCTCCGCGAGGTCCTTCTCGTTCTCCTCTGGGATGAGGACCTTCTTGATCCCCCCGCGCAGCGCCGCGAGCAGCTTTTCCTTGAGCCCGCCGATCGGCAGGACCCGGCCGCGCAAGGTAACTTCGCCCGTCATCGCCACGTCCGGGCGCACAGGGATGCCCGTCAGCGTCGAGACGATCGAGGTGACCATGCCAACGCCCGCGCTCGGACCATCCTTCGGCACCGCCCCTTCGGGCAAGTGGATGTGGATGTTCTTGCGCTGGAAGATCGACGGCTTGATGCCATAGGCCGGCGCCCGCGCCTTCACGAAGCTGAAGGCCGCCGCGACGCTTTCGGTCATCACTTCGCCGAGCTTGCCCGTCGTGCGGATTTCACCCTTGCCGGGCGTCGTCACGCTTTCGATGGTCAGCAGTTCGCCGCCCACTTCAGTCCAGGCAAGGCCGGTAACGGCGCCCACCTGAGCCTCCTCGTCCGACATGCCGTGGCGGAACTTCCGCACGCCGGCAAAGTCGCCGAGGTTTTCGGGCGTGATGACCACGCTCGTGACTTTCTTCTCGAGGATCTGGCGCAGGCTCTTGCGGGCCAGACGCGCGATCTCGCGCTCAAGCGTACGCACACCGGCTTCGCGGGTGTAATAACGGATCAAGTCGCGCAGACCGGCTTCGGTCAGTTCGAACTCGCCCTTCTTCAACCCGTGGGCCTCGACCTGCTTGGCGATCAAGTGGCGCTGAGCGATCTCGAGCTTCTCGTCCTCGGTGTAGCCTTCGAGCCGGATGATCTCCATGCGGTCGAGCAGCGGCTGCGGCAGGTTGAGCGAGTTCGCGGTGCACACGAACATCACGTCGGACAGGTCGATGTCGAGCTCCAGGTAGTGGTCCTGGAACTTGGCGTTCTGTTCCGGATCGAGCACTTCGAGCAGCGCCGAGGCCGGATCGCCGCGGAAGTCCTGGCCGAGCTTGTCGATCTCATCGAGCAGGAACAGCGGATTGCTCGCCCCTGCGCGGCGGAGGTTGGTGACAATCTTGCCCGGAAGCGAGCCGATATAAGTCCGGCGGTGACCACGGATTTCCGCTTCGTCACGCACACCGCCGAGCGACTGGCGCACGAACTCGCGACCGGTCGCCTTGGCGATCGACTTGCCGAGGCTGGTCTTGCCGACGCCCGGAGGGCCGACGAGGCACAGGATCGGCCCCTTGAGCTTGTTGGTGCGCGCCTGGACCGCGAGATATTCGACGATCCGGTCCTTCACCTTGTCGAGCGCGTAGTGATCCTGGTCGAGGATATCCTGCGCCTTGACCAAGTCCTTCTTCAACCGGCTCTTCTTGCCCCACGGCAGGCCGAGCAACACGTCGAGATAGTTGCGCACGACGGTCGCCTCGGCGCTCATCGGCTGCATGGTCTTGAGCTTCTTGAGTTCCGCCGTGGCCTTGGCCTTGGCATCCTTCGACAGCTTTAGGGTTTCGATCTTCGCCTGAAGCTCGGCGATCTCGTCCCCGCCCTCATCATCGCCGCCGCCCAGCTCGGACTGGATCGCCTTGAGCTGTTCGTTGAGATAATACTCGCGCTGGGTCTTCTCCATCTGGCGCTTCACGCGCCCGCGGATCTTGCGTTCGACCTGCTGGACCGAGAGTTCGCCCTCCATCACCGAGTAGACCATCTCGAGCCGCTTGAGCGGATCGGTCTCGGCCAGCAGGGCTTGCTTGGAAGCAACCTTGGCCGAGATCGCGCCGGCGATCGCATCGGCCAAGCGGCCCGCATCGTCGATCCCGCCGAGGTCTTCCTCGATATCTTCGGGGAGCTTCTTGTTGTGCTTGGCGTAGTCGGTGAACTGCTCGATCGCCGAACGCATCATCGCCGCGACCTGGTTGCCGCCGACGGTGTCCTCGTCAATCGCCTCGGTCACAGCGGAGACGAAGCCTTCAGCCTCTTCCATCGCCACGAGACGGGCTCTCGAATGGCCTTCGACCAGGACCCTGACCGTGCCATCGGGAAGCTTAAGCAATTGCAGGACCTGCGCGACGACGCCGATGTCGTAGACGTCGCTGCGTTCCGGAGCGTCGCAGCTCGGATCCATCTGGGCGACCAGGAAGATGTCCTTGTCGCCTTCCATCGCCTCCTCGAGCGCCGCCACCGACTTTTCACGCCCGACAAACAGCGGGACGACCATGCCGGGGAAGACGACGATGTCGCGAAGGGGAAGGAGAGGGTACGAAATAGTCATGAAATGTCGTGTCCGTCCGTCTTAACGCGCGCGCGGAATTGTGGGGGGCGCGCCGAGGTATTGGATTTGAATATGGGTAGCACGTCAGCCGCTCGCAACGCCAAGGACGGATTCGTTGTGGAAGGAGCGCGCAGGAGGTGACGGGCTGACACGGTGGCCGATGACGTGTCGCCATCGCACGTTGACCCTTTTTCGGGTGTGCGCTGCTCGCTGCAAGCCATTGCCGACGCTCGCAAAAGGGGTCAGGATAGCGTCAAACAATAACACACACGGGGGACTGAGATGGAGAGGAAGGCCCTTCGCACTTTGGTGCTGTTCGCGGCGCTGGCTGCTACGACGCAGCTTGCGGCGCAGGAAACGGTGGGAGTTCCCCCTCCCTCCCCTGCGGGATGGAGTGCCTCCAAAACCGAGTGGGGCGATCCCGACTTGCGCGGCACCTACCCCCTCGATCAGGTCGGCCGTACGCCGATGCAGCGCCGCCCCGAATACGGCAACCGCCTGCTGATGACCGAAGAGGAATATCGCAAAGCCCTCGATTCAGCTGCGGAAGTCGAAGCCGGTGCCGATCGCGAGGATGCCAACAACCAGCTCGGAGCCGGCAACTGGTTCGAATACGGCACTGCGCTGCGGCAGACCGCCCTGATCGTCGAGCCGGCCGAGACCGGGCGAATTCCGGCACTCACCGACGAAGGCAAGCGCCTCCAGTCGACCATGCACAGCAGCTGGAACGGCGAGGTGTTCGAAAGATTGAGCGATTTCAACTCGCTCGACCGCTGCATAACGCGCGGGATGCCGGCGACCATGCTGCCCTTCCCCTACAACAACGGCGTGCGAATCTTTCAGTCGCCCGGCTGGGTGGTGATCAACCACGAGATGATCCACGAGCAGCGCTTCATCCCGCTCGATGGCCGGCCGCGGCCGCACGAGGACGTGAAGTCCTGGCTCGGCAGCTCGCGCGGTCATTTCGAGGGCGATACGCTGGTGGTCGAAACGACCAACTTCAACGGCCTTTCGCCGATGGTGATAGTTGGGCCCAGCAATGGAACGTCGGGCATTCCGACCAGCCCCTCGATGAAGATCATCGAACATTTCACGCCTGGGCCGAACGGCCTCTACTATGAAGCATGGGTGGAGGATCCGGTCGTCCTCACCGGATCATTCAAGATCGGCTACCCCTGGACGCGCAACAATGCCTACGAACCGTTCGAGTACGCCTGCCATGAAGGTAATACGCTGATCTGGGCGAATGTCCGCTCGACCAGTCCGCGCTACGCCGAATGGCGCGCGGAGAACGAGCGCAAGCTGGCCGAAGCTGGGGTTACC
Above is a genomic segment from Altererythrobacter sp. Root672 containing:
- the tsf gene encoding translation elongation factor Ts is translated as MAYTAADVKNLRERTGAGMMDCKKALDETGGDFESAVDALRAKGLAAAAKKSSRTAAEGLVGVAVTGTKGVAVEVNSETDFVAKNDQFQDFVRNATEAALSLASDDVEALKEAAYPTGGTVGEKLTNNVATIGENQQLRRIKSVSVSNGVVVPYMHNAQAPNLGKIGVLVALESEADAATLEALGKQLAMHIAAAFPQALDADGLDADVIERERKVAAEKAAETGKPADVQAKMVEGAVKKYAKENALLSQVFVMDNKTAISDVVAQAGKAAGTSIVLKDYVRFQLGEGIEKEVTDFAAEVAAAVAG
- the rpsB gene encoding 30S ribosomal protein S2 codes for the protein MAVPTVSMQQLIEAGAHFGHQTHRWNPRMKPYIFGSRNGVHILDLSQTVPLFARSLDFIAATVRSGGKVLFVGTKRQAQEPIAQAARACGQHFVNHRWLGGMLTNWKTISGSIKRLKALEEQLSGDTAGLTKKEVLQLTRERDKLELSLGGIRDMGGIPDVMFVIDANKEELAIKEANVLGIPVVAILDTNVDPSGIAFPVPGNDDASRAVRLYCDAVAQAATTGRHEGVVDSGTDVGALDTPPEETVAAEAPAADEAADVQA
- a CDS encoding CDP-alcohol phosphatidyltransferase family protein; the protein is MVTPSKGVKGLTLRAVLPNAITAAALCSGLTGIRFAIDGNFEKAVLAIILAGMLDGIDGRIARLLKAQSRFGAELDSLADSLSFGTAPAIVLFLWSLHDLPRFGWFAALAFAICCTLRLARFNAQIDVEHQPHKSVGFLTGVPAPVGAGLAFLPMFLWLASGEPIFREPAVIAVWVAAIAILMISNLATLSWGLIRPRRSIRLGAIAFAGLVFAALLTEPWWTLAGICVLYLALMPYSILRYARIKSQRAAALAPTASGATPTAE
- a CDS encoding phosphatidylserine decarboxylase, encoding MAGELRDNRGRGEAEWSWPAIHPEGRKFGLIAVGLALVVLLLLDWEILGWPMLALSAGVFAFFRDPERVVPQGEDLVLAPADGLVSLIVQVAPPPELQGPDATGNPGLGTDPVTRVSIFMSVFDVHINRAPVGGTVRRVAYIPGKFMNADLDKASEDNERQHILIERPDGRAIGFTQIAGLVARRIVPFVKPGDIVAAGQRVGLIRFGSRVDVYLPLGTDSKVLLGQKVIAGETVLAQIGTQQLIEGVSQ
- the rlmB gene encoding 23S rRNA (guanosine(2251)-2'-O)-methyltransferase RlmB, producing the protein MSKRDGKKNLRGRAGRMQGGRGSGRASQGQVRLWGRHAVEAALKNPDRRHRKLWATREGIASLDGELPADFPVEYAEAADLARLVARDAPHQGLVLECDPLEDIHLSEILDEELEGPLLILDQVTDPHNVGAILRSAAAFGAAAIITQDRHAPPEGGVVGKSASGALEIVPWVRVVNLARALEEMAEAGYWRIGLAGEAEATLAEALPSGKVALVLGAEGEGMRHNITAHCDALARLPISNAMESLNVSNAAAIALYAVATR
- a CDS encoding HU family DNA-binding protein yields the protein MNKNELIGAVADASGLSRSDATKAVEGVFDTITGALSKGDEVRLVGFGTFSVAKRKASTGRNPRTGEPMTIKASTQPKFKAGKGLKDSVN
- the lon gene encoding endopeptidase La; this encodes MTISYPLLPLRDIVVFPGMVVPLFVGREKSVAALEEAMEGDKDIFLVAQMDPSCDAPERSDVYDIGVVAQVLQLLKLPDGTVRVLVEGHSRARLVAMEEAEGFVSAVTEAIDEDTVGGNQVAAMMRSAIEQFTDYAKHNKKLPEDIEEDLGGIDDAGRLADAIAGAISAKVASKQALLAETDPLKRLEMVYSVMEGELSVQQVERKIRGRVKRQMEKTQREYYLNEQLKAIQSELGGGDDEGGDEIAELQAKIETLKLSKDAKAKATAELKKLKTMQPMSAEATVVRNYLDVLLGLPWGKKSRLKKDLVKAQDILDQDHYALDKVKDRIVEYLAVQARTNKLKGPILCLVGPPGVGKTSLGKSIAKATGREFVRQSLGGVRDEAEIRGHRRTYIGSLPGKIVTNLRRAGASNPLFLLDEIDKLGQDFRGDPASALLEVLDPEQNAKFQDHYLELDIDLSDVMFVCTANSLNLPQPLLDRMEIIRLEGYTEDEKLEIAQRHLIAKQVEAHGLKKGEFELTEAGLRDLIRYYTREAGVRTLEREIARLARKSLRQILEKKVTSVVITPENLGDFAGVRKFRHGMSDEEAQVGAVTGLAWTEVGGELLTIESVTTPGKGEIRTTGKLGEVMTESVAAAFSFVKARAPAYGIKPSIFQRKNIHIHLPEGAVPKDGPSAGVGMVTSIVSTLTGIPVRPDVAMTGEVTLRGRVLPIGGLKEKLLAALRGGIKKVLIPEENEKDLAEIPANVKEGLEIIPVAHVDEVLRHALTDVPAPIEWTEADDLASQPSPHGSGPSSTAVAH